The following proteins come from a genomic window of Crassostrea angulata isolate pt1a10 chromosome 1, ASM2561291v2, whole genome shotgun sequence:
- the LOC128176088 gene encoding uncharacterized protein LOC128176088 gives MRCRMCNSDKLSKEFPPVTVSEKCQHPPLVCLQCILSSSDGHCPSLSCEQLIQIGRKEWFQAIWDKQFAEYKSTDVSVFETKPGEQNVLHITVLNGDTAEIEFNDSWTIMRLMTEIKKTMKFDINEQRLLYSGKELTTKLPDSKPATLKDYSVKPNSKVQLVKLLYAIPQDIDKVVFDLNWQYPNDTALLEGAEKRDYLDASCLIFEGETCVRTIDFVQKNPLMLAMLNKHKGIKQKEWGVKHSGDRMDDRKRIGHHLIDVSIEDIPKEVTNLFFVLSAWNAPTISRYPNPSLSFYEKSKPEANLCSTTFTHASDHSAVVMCSLSRSRNGWVVYENGQTSNGNAKKYDPIKQTVQKLIQEGF, from the exons ATGAGATGCCGAATGTGTAACAGTGATAAACTCTCTAAAGAGTTTCCACCAGTTACAGTGAGCGAAAAATGCCAACATCCACCTCTTGTTTGTTTACAG TGCATTCTGTCTTCATCAGATGGTCATTGCCCATCATTGAGTTGTGAACAGTTAATTCAAATAGGCAGAAAAGAATGGTTTCAAGCTATCTGGGACAAACAGTTTGCAGAATACAAGTCAACAGATGTTTCTGTTTTTGAAACTAAACCTGGTGAGCAAAACGTTTTGCATATAACAGTTTTGAATGGAGATACAGCAGAAATTGAATTCAATGACTCGTGGACGATCATGAGATTGATGACAGAGATCAAGAAAACCATGAAGTTTGACATCAATGAGCAAAGGCTTCTATATTCAGGAAAGGAACTTACA ACAAAACTTCCTGATTCAAAGCCAGCTACTTTAAAAGACTACTCTGTAAAACCAAATTCAAAAGTACAGCTTGTTAAACTGCTTTATGCAATTCCACAGGACATTGATAAAGTAGTTTTTGATTTGAATTGGCAATATCCAAATGATACAGCTCTTTTGGAGGGAGCTGAAAAAAGAGATTATCTTGATGCCTCATGCTTAATATTTGAAGGAGAAACATGTGTAAGAACGATTGACTTTGTTCAAAAGAACCCTTTGATGTTGGCCatgttaaataaacataaaGGCATAAAGCAAAAAGAATGGGGAGTGAAGCATTCGGGTGATCGCATGGATGACAGGAAAAGAATTGGGCATCACCTAATTGATGTGTCGATTGAAGACATTCCTAAAGAAGTCACCAACTTATTCTTTGTTCTTAGTGCATGGAATGCTCCAACCATTTCCAGGTATCCAAACCCAAGTTTAAGTTTCTATGAGAAGTCAAAGCCAGAGGCCAACTTGTGCAGTACAACGTTCACACATGCCTCTGACCATTCTGCTGTGGTCATGTGTTCTCTTTCACGTTCAAGAAATGGGTGGGTTGTATACGAAAATGGACAAACATCAAATGGAAATGCCAAAAAATATGATCCAATTAAGCAAACAGTCCAAAAGCTTATCCAAGAAGGCTTTTAA